A window of Glycine soja cultivar W05 chromosome 2, ASM419377v2, whole genome shotgun sequence genomic DNA:
CCCTTCTCAAAAGTATCAGCCATAGAATCACccactcctctctctctctcatattctcttatcaaatttaatttttaattttcagttttttctttcccctttttattctcttatcaatttttcatttctctAATTTTCTATTTGCCAATTCTCCCTCGTCCACTCTGGCACTTCGTCCGTACTCTGTCCctttcctctttctctctcctccaCTGGCTATTGCCTCAGCCGGTCACCCTCCACACGTGCGTGACTCCACCAACACGTGCTAACCTCAACCATACAACACCCTCCTTTGCCTGGTGCAACAAATAAAAAGCGAGACAGGGAACCCAGAGCAGCAAAAGCATATatggagagagaaagagtgtGTTTGTGTTGACGAGAGAGCTTCACAAATAAACTCACAAAACcatatgatttttcttcttctgggtCTTTGAGACCATGAAGTAGTAGTTGTAGTAGATTATAcccttttgagttttttttttcttctcttttttttttctccaaaatccTTATTTCCCCCGAAATCTAGACTAGCTAAGATCTCTTGTGGGGTAtttgagatttcttttttttttccaagtgTTTTGAAGAGGTGAATCTAGTTTGAGAGATATAGAAGAAGTCCATTAATCTTGCACCTATGAGGATCCGTAAGAGACAAGTGCCTTTCCCTCTCTTGCCGGCGACTTACTCAGATCCCAACCTGATCAACCGGTCACCGGTGATGGTGCAACTCAACGATGCCACCAAAGCTTCTTCTTGCACTCATCATCATGGTTCAACCACCACTGCACCCTCACCCCTCTTGGATTGTCCTCAGCCGTCCGATCAGCCTCTCCCACTGATTGGGAAGCCCACCAACGGCTCTGATGAGTCCTCCAGAGAAGGGCAAAAGAAGCAAGAAGAAGAGTCTTCGGTTAGTGGAAATATTATTGTTTCACATGAATCACCTTAATTTTTTCCTCCTTTTTCTTGGGTGGGGGGTGTTGGTTTTGTGAATTAGTGCACTTTTGTCCAACCTTTAACAAGGGGTTggtgtaattaaattaaaattattattgttgtgttgttgtttttaatttttattttacactaCTCACAAAAGGGTACATTTAGGGGTAACCATTAACTAATAACCAACCTTGTATTAGTGGATCCCATGTATCTtgaatattttccattttttttttcttttttttgtgtgatttGCAGGTGAAAGatgggagaaggaaagaagaggGAGAGGGACATAAGGGTAATGGTGCCAGGTAAGAATTATGAAGAAACCAAtttagctagctagctagaCATGAATTAAAATAGAGATAAAGACATGAAATTATTTCCTCTCTTATTCTCGTTCATGAAATCTTGTAGTAAAAAAGGTGAAAACATGGAGACCCATAACTCGATTTTTTAACCAGTacgaaaaaagattttttttaagaattatttattgtttataacatgatttatttagaaaagaaaaataaaaatactgttAGTGGAAATACTGTTGAATGAAAGTGTTTTAAATAAGAGCTTTGTGTAGCCACCATACCCCCTCTTGTGAAATGCAATCGTTTTTTTCTCCAAATTGGTTAAACTACCGTTTGCCCTTGAGGTGCACAAGCGGGTAGTAGAACCAAATGCTGGTCCCCAGCTACATCATATCTCTCACCCTTTTGAAAACATTACATTccttcttttttagttttcatcCTTTCCCTTTTTGGCTGTAAATTTTGTGTGTAGAGTGCATACATATGCGGTTGTTAATTGGTCTTTACTGGGTCTTCTTTTGTTTATAGGAGAGGAAGCATCTCATGTTCAGAAAAGCTGGCTGAAACATTTTCATCTCCAACAAGCCCTCCTAAACAAGGTAACAAAGATGCATAATGAGTTTGAACAATGCATGAATTTACCACTTGCTAGTCTTAAGATTGGTTGGGAAATGTTTAAACACATGCAACCTTGATTTTTTTCATACACCATTTTTACACCCACTTTAAACTCTTCTATCTCTCTTCATTACAACATATATCGCATGTATTCTATTATAATAAACTCTTCTATATCACTCTTCATTATATCATATATCACATGCACACATGAATACTTGAAGTGTATACACCTAAATGATACTCTTTACCagttatctcttttattttttatcatatcatatcatctAGTATATCTATATTGTTTCTTCTCAATTTATTTGTAGCTATCTTGTAACAAATTGGTATGCATGCACAATTTTCcattcttttatctttcttccttcgaaatggtgtatatatataaatacccTCAAGAGTGTCAAAACATAGCTTTTCAATTCTCATACACACACAGATGGGAGATGGTGCGAGGGAGATAAAGCTTTTCCACCCAAGAAGCGAAGAGGGGCCTTCGAGAATGCAACCGAAGATATCAACGTCAATGATGATAACAACGATAAGAAGAATTCGAAGACCAAGACGAagagaatgaagatgaagatgaacaaGAGTTCGAGGCAAGACGATAGCAATGAAGAAGAGGTAGAGAACCAAGAAGAGGCGGCAACAAAGGAAACGAAACCCGAACAAGCAAACGTTGGTAAGAAGAGGGTAAGGGGTAGTGCACTAATGGAAGGTTCAAGGTGCAGTCGTGTAAACGGAAGAGGATGGAGGTGTTTTCAACAAACCTTGGTGGGTTACTCTCTTTGCGAGCATCACTTAGGGAAAGGAAGGTTGAGAAGCATGACAAGTGTGAGAAACAAGTCCATTGGGACAACAAGTGTTGCACCAAAGAACAATATTGTGCCTCAATCCGAGCATTCATTCGGAAAGCAAACAACAAAGTCTAGTAGTAGTGTCACTGAAGAGTACCCTTTGGGAAATGATGCTGAAAACAATGATGAGAAGAAGCCAGTGATTGTCACAAAGAGGAGGATGAAGCTTGGAATGGTGAAAGCTCGATCCATAAGCAGCTTGCTGGGCCAAACCAACACTGAAATTGTTTCCATAGCCGAGGATAATGATAACAAATAGCCAagtaaggcaaaaaaaaaaaaaaaacactaagtGCTGCTATTATTTCATGTATAACTTTtgcttgaaaaatatttttaataatatggaCCTTGTTGTCTTATACCTACATGGGTGCAACTTCTTCCTAACAAACTAGCATGGGAGATGCTTTGATTCCTTGCTTCCATGTGTTTTATATGTTATcgttttcttcatatttttgtgaagctttaattattttgtggagctttttttatataaaaaaacttacttTTCTCTATTTTCTAGCCTGTGatcatgaaattattatttatgtatattgGACTGGGCAGATCTGATGTTGCAGTTGAATGCAATATTTATACACCCACTTGATTAAATTATCTAATGGAGTATATACTTCCCCGGTGGATACTCGATCATGGTCACCGAGTCTTCTTTGACCAACCATACATCTTGAACTCTCACGTGATGAAGTGTTGTTAACAAGATTGGAGGAGAATAAACAATTCATTAACATTTGGGTGATTAATTGAATGGTTCGATCGATATGTCTTCCATGCACACTTGGTCTCAACAATTGCGTACACTTTCATTAATATAATACAGGATTTACATACATATAGGTCGATGataaattgaagaaaatagTGGTCTTTAATGGATTTTAATTTGCATTAAAGTTTTATCAACGTTATTTAAACGCAAATTTGTATAGTATTTGCTATTTCAGTGCTTTCATATATACCACAATCTCATATCTGATGCATTTATTCTCGCATATTTGTTGCAACTTGGAATCTATAATGGGGATCATATGAGGTAGACCTAAGTAGTGGAAGCCGAACAATATCTATGGTTGAGTGGTACTATTATTAAAGAATTGATAAACTATTTAATAGCATGCATGActttttcctttcaaaaaaagCATGCATGACTTTTTCCATATTCATTTGAGACTtgtttttgcatgttttttttttttccgtatatcaatagaaatttgaaaaaatttagacaaagcaattgaaaacaaaaatttaaattttggttaaTATTACAATTAATCCTCAATTTTTATTAGCATATACCTTATGATATTGAAGTTGTAATAAATTCTCCTCAGTTGCTGCAAGAGAAACAATTTATTTCCAGAGTTCAGCTTTTGGTTCATATTGAATGGAATAGTTGCcaactttttttccctttttcttttccacgACATAGCCTTCAGACGTTTAATTCGGCATCCAAAATAAATGTCTATAAGAAGGATATTTCTCCTTAACCAACGTGTTTTGAAATTTATGCTATTGTGTTGCCATCAACTTCGAAGGCAAAAGATATGTTTAGTCAACGGTAGAGAAATAGAAAGCCATCGGGACGTAACAAAATgatatcatattaaataattttctcatgggacttttgctatttttttttatcattttatgctAAGCCTACAGGttgtcaaagaaaacaattagtttttttattaaaaaaacaattagatttttttaaaaagatgaaatgcacttgatattttaaaaattaaaacggtTGGATGCATATAATTCCactatttgaatattaaaaattataacagaTAAATTATATACAATTATATATCTCTATTGTACTAACAgatataaaacatttatttatctttttaatatatacacatattaaaaatatgcCTTAAAAAATTTCCCGTCATCGGAggtaaaaattgtaaattaatgAAAAGTATGATGATGTAGACCCCATGGTATGAATAGATGATGTCGATcaatgattaaataaattaaacatgtttaattctatatactttttgttaattaagAATAAACTAGTTATATCCGTGCTTCCGCTGTAATTTAATTTCtaggggaaaaaaaaagttgaggaAGTGATGACTTGAAATGGGTcaatatatgaataattaagGTAGACCCCTAAAGGGAGCACTTTAGCAGTGCCTGATAGTACAATAACAATTTCTCTGTTGTACAAAGACGGTAGAATTTCAGCATATCTGGCTAGATCAATAAAGTTTTGTTTGGTCAATGTTATAAATGACACAACATTGGAGCACTATATGtagttcaattaatttaatattcaatataatataagattttttttttattttgtacaaaaTTTAAGGTCAATATTTTTATTGCTGTTTCCAATTAATATTAGTAATCGAGATAAAATTCTAATATTAGGTTGAAGACAATAAACGCAATTAAGCCTTAAGTttcttaatttgattttcttgcGGACCTTAATTTCCAAGAAAGCTTCATGAATTAAACAaatgtaatttatacaagtatGTTTTTGACCTGGTAAAAGTCCCTGCATTTGTTTGGTGCCGTTGGAAAACTTTGGTGTAGTTCCATCTCTTTCAAATGGTTGTCTTGGAATAAGTGGAACCTTTCAAGGATATTAAAGGCGATGGAGTTGATGGGgctgattttttcttttcaagacAGCTGATgagtatttcatttttcttttcagtggTTAATTGGTATGTATACAGTATACTCGTGTATTCCATGTTCGTAGAGCAGAACAAAATCCAAGTTAATTTAATTGTCTAACTAGGAAGCTCAACTATGGATCTCAATAACTCGAAGAAATAGTAATATCTAACTCAGTTGAAAGATATCTTGGATTCACTCAAACGAAGCACATAGCTAGTTAGCTTAGTAGGTTTGCTTGCATTGCTTTCAGGCATTTATATAGCcctctaatttaattttgtggCATCAAACTTCCTATCCTATGGATTAAGTTTTGTGTCGGGTCGTGCGTTTATGAGGTGCAAGAGAAGTTGTATCCGTGAATTGCATGTACTTTATAGGATATAGCTCTCACTTTGTAGAGTGGATGAGGTTCAAAATGTATACGGTGCAATCAAAATTATGGCCTAGATGTTTTAATGCTTAAATGTCAGGATTGTAGTTagctatttatttgtttttttctatttttggagcTTAAACGTAAGAAtatgtatatagaaaaaaagtaaataagtgATTAAAGATAGGACATTGCTCAGATTAATTTGCACCATCCATTAAAAATGACATTTAAAACTATTATAGTGTACAAAtatttaacctttttcttttaataaaaataagaatatcttCTTTGAAAACGAAAAATCAGTTGTGTAAAGTTACCTCTCatcattcaatttattttctttgagtAGGAAAATATCATCatatatggttttttttttttctgaggcTGAGCCATTAAATGTGACAGAGATTCTTCAGGATGGAGACGGTTTTGGATGGAGACTGCCAGCACCATTCCACAAGAGCCATGAGCTCCACCCAATTTCTTGGGTAGCCACAACCAAGACTAGACAGatgaaaaaaatcacaaaatcacaAGGAGAACATAGAGAGAGAACATTGATTATACCTTCATAGTTTGGTTGCTTTCTCACAGTTCCAGTACTTACTAGGACaaccttaaaaagaaaaatctttttgaaGTTATTTATCCTACATAGAAGCTTGCATTGTTTAACCacatgatgataaaaaaaaactttgatattaaatattagaaaaaaaaagaaaataaataattgtcttAAAAGCATAACCTAACCTAGCTATCTCATAAAGTCactttaaaagaataatatagaAAATGAAACGTTATAATTTATTCTGTTTCATTCTCTTTTCAAACAGGAATGAAAAATTTTGTGTTCCATCTTTTTATAAATTACCCAAACAAtggatatttttaattcattctattcTAATCCATTGCGCTTTATTCTTTACCACCAATCCAAACATAGTCTTAaagagtatatatatttttgtttgtgcaATTAAGGTTAACATTCTTAGCTCACCTTAAGTCGTCCTATCATACCTCCTTGAACTTTAACAATTTTCCTGGCCTCCGGTGCAtccattttaaaacttaaaatgaaaGTTCTATATATTatctaacaaaatatattttcttaatcaTAAGAATTGATTGCTTGTTTAACTAGAACCCGTTTTCTTTTATCTGAAAGCCATGTTAATCTCCTTCAATAATATTGTTAAATCTGAATAAGAACTGATTCTTAAACTAAAGTTGTAAAAACTTGCATTGCATGTGTTCTAccaaaatgtaaattttgtagacttctaatttattcaaatttatttagtGTCTTTTTAAGTATTACTCTCTAACAAGTATGGCATTAGTTAAAGAGTTCGGTgcattagtaaaaaataaatattattatttttaatttttaattggttgataATATCTTTTTACATATATCTTTCACGAGTATTAATAATTCTatcaaatacaaattaaatatttttctcaataaaGATTGCAAATTGTGATTTGTCAATTTGCGGGAATTAACCTCTTTAAATAAACATAGCCCCCTTGGTTAATAATGCTCCttttgaaattatataatatcACATGATGTGATCATGATTTTAAAACAGCCgcaaaattgcaattttttaaagtctccacaattatattataatggtAATTGCGGCTACATTATATCCATCTTTATCCATAATTTTGCTGGTCACTGCTAATCACAACCAAACTTCAATTTTACTaacatgtcatttaaatttataatttttttaagatataaataAAGGATGAAATATACTGGAAGTATTCAGTCTGATtctctaataaaaaaagaaatgtcAGCAAcagataatttatatatatatatatatacccaaaaatattcaatttaaaacaatGGCTCCGGCATTAAGGGATCATCGATCTATCGCAATTCAGACGCAGAAACATGTTTGTTAATTGCCATTGGTGAAAGATGGGTTAAAGGGGTCTTTTCAATGGTTCATCAAGGCCACTTGTCAGCAAAGAAATTGCAAACATGCCTAAAAGTTTTTGGGGGACCCAAACAGCAAAGCAAGTATTGGCAATAGCATCCCTTTCCTTTCCCTTACCCCAGTGAGATAAGATATTCAATGGCATGTGGCCAAGAGGCCCACCAATGCGACACCAATCTATTATATGTATGTTACTACACAGTTCACCGCAGAAAGGTCAATGTTATGTGGCACTGGGTTAATTTATAATGCTCAAGTGTGTTTTACACCAAAGCATCTTTCCAATTCCTCATTCGTCTAAATATTcacgtaaaaaataaaaataaaaatagtgttaTTCCATTAAAGGCAAAAGCAACCGTCCAGCACAAATAGTTACAAACAAACAGTAGAAATTGTAGTGCTCATAGCCAGGCTGGTGCGTATAGCTCAAAGCCACAATAAAAACAATTGGgtatatctttttttctttttttaatttagtataaCACAGTTATCATCTATCAGAAATAATTTTGTTCGACATAAGTAAAATTCGTAGGCAACAAAC
This region includes:
- the LOC114392091 gene encoding uncharacterized protein LOC114392091, which encodes MRIRKRQVPFPLLPATYSDPNLINRSPVMVQLNDATKASSCTHHHGSTTTAPSPLLDCPQPSDQPLPLIGKPTNGSDESSREGQKKQEEESSVKDGRRKEEGEGHKGNGARRGSISCSEKLAETFSSPTSPPKQDGRWCEGDKAFPPKKRRGAFENATEDINVNDDNNDKKNSKTKTKRMKMKMNKSSRQDDSNEEEVENQEEAATKETKPEQANVGKKRVRGSALMEGSRCSRVNGRGWRCFQQTLVGYSLCEHHLGKGRLRSMTSVRNKSIGTTSVAPKNNIVPQSEHSFGKQTTKSSSSVTEEYPLGNDAENNDEKKPVIVTKRRMKLGMVKARSISSLLGQTNTEIVSIAEDNDNK